One Orrella dioscoreae genomic window carries:
- a CDS encoding MetQ/NlpA family ABC transporter substrate-binding protein: MLAAFMVQAAAPVGALRLGVIPSVANEATEIAIAQAREQGLRVELIEFNDWVLPNIAVADGSVDANFFQHAPFLAQFNRNRGANLVPVAYGYSTTIGLFSKKLKRGDAIPDGATIAIPSDPVNTGRALLLLQTMGLITLKPGVAHEATQADITANPRRIKLVAIEGAQAARTFDDVTASVTYTTFAKHGGLDEKDGLAFDNTDTDSLKRYAIRWVAREDKAQDPRLLRFIEIYQGSPEVKATLKRLYGDLIDFPW; the protein is encoded by the coding sequence ATGCTTGCCGCCTTCATGGTGCAAGCCGCCGCGCCAGTCGGGGCCTTGCGCCTGGGCGTCATCCCCAGCGTGGCCAATGAAGCCACCGAGATCGCCATCGCGCAGGCGCGCGAACAGGGCTTGCGGGTGGAACTCATCGAGTTCAACGATTGGGTATTGCCCAATATCGCGGTGGCGGATGGCTCCGTCGACGCCAATTTCTTCCAGCATGCCCCGTTCCTGGCGCAATTCAACCGCAATCGCGGCGCCAATCTCGTGCCGGTCGCCTACGGATACTCCACCACCATCGGTCTTTTCTCGAAGAAGCTCAAGCGCGGCGACGCCATTCCCGACGGCGCGACGATCGCGATCCCGTCGGACCCCGTCAACACGGGCCGCGCCTTGCTGTTGCTGCAGACCATGGGTCTCATCACCTTGAAGCCCGGCGTGGCGCACGAGGCCACGCAGGCCGACATCACCGCCAACCCGCGCCGCATCAAGCTCGTCGCCATCGAAGGCGCGCAGGCCGCGCGCACGTTCGACGACGTGACGGCATCGGTGACGTACACGACGTTCGCCAAGCATGGCGGGCTGGACGAGAAGGACGGCCTGGCGTTCGACAACACCGATACCGACAGCCTGAAGCGATATGCCATCCGCTGGGTGGCGCGCGAGGACAAGGCCCAGGATCCCCGGCTGCTGCGTTTCATCGAGATCTACCAGGGCTCGCCCGAGGTCAAGGCGACGTTGAAGCGCCTGTATGGCGACCTGATCGACTTCCCCTGGTAA
- a CDS encoding ferritin-like domain-containing protein, producing the protein MTAPVGRELRAHALHALAAKDWAAKLLAVEALDTGARLDTEAVLEPPAVLPGRPERPELVAHTKIRTRSVRTTQGRAILIHALAHIEFNAINLALDIVWRFPGMPDPFYREWLVVAREEAYHFDLLRQHLESLGHAYGDFPAHPGLWNMAEKTRGDVLARLALVPRTLEARGLDASPLVREKLAQAGDAHGAGILDIILRDEIGHVAVGNRWYRHVCRERGLEPVATYADLQARHEAPRLKGPFNLAARRAAGFDEAEIEALLAG; encoded by the coding sequence ATGACGGCGCCTGTCGGAAGGGAGTTGCGCGCGCATGCCCTGCATGCGTTGGCGGCGAAGGATTGGGCGGCCAAGCTGCTGGCCGTCGAGGCGCTGGATACGGGTGCGCGCCTGGACACCGAGGCCGTGCTGGAACCGCCGGCCGTCCTGCCTGGCCGCCCCGAGCGGCCCGAGCTCGTGGCGCACACCAAGATCCGCACGCGTTCGGTGCGCACCACGCAGGGCAGGGCCATCCTGATCCATGCGCTGGCGCATATCGAGTTCAATGCGATCAACCTGGCGCTCGACATCGTCTGGCGCTTTCCCGGCATGCCCGATCCCTTCTATCGCGAATGGCTCGTCGTGGCGCGCGAAGAGGCCTATCACTTCGACCTGCTGCGCCAGCACCTGGAAAGCCTGGGGCATGCCTATGGGGATTTCCCGGCACACCCGGGCCTGTGGAACATGGCCGAAAAGACGCGTGGCGACGTGCTGGCGCGCCTGGCGCTGGTGCCGCGCACGCTGGAGGCGCGGGGGCTGGATGCTTCTCCGCTCGTGCGCGAGAAGCTGGCCCAGGCCGGCGACGCCCATGGGGCTGGCATCCTGGACATCATCCTGCGCGACGAGATCGGACACGTGGCCGTGGGGAACCGCTGGTATCGCCACGTCTGCCGCGAGCGCGGGCTGGAGCCCGTGGCGACCTATGCCGACTTGCAGGCGCGCCACGAAGCGCCGCGGCTGAAAGGCCCGTTCAACCTGGCTGCGCGCCGCGCGGCGGGTTTCGACGAGGCCGAGATCGAAGCGTTGCTGGCGGGCTGA
- a CDS encoding cyanophycin metabolism-associated DUF1854 family protein: MTVDFTLVRDEAGQLLLTDAGGRAWPGVIPVRAFPIQAPDEAIALLDQDGKELRWLDGLADVPQDIRALILEELAVREFTPRIERIERVSSYATPSTWDVITDRGPTKLVLKGEEDIRRLHDGRLQVSDSHGMHYLIASVRDLDKTSRRYLDRFL; encoded by the coding sequence ATGACCGTTGATTTCACGCTGGTCCGCGACGAGGCAGGCCAGTTGCTGTTGACCGATGCCGGCGGCCGCGCCTGGCCGGGCGTGATCCCCGTGCGGGCATTCCCGATCCAGGCGCCCGACGAGGCCATCGCGCTGCTGGACCAGGATGGCAAGGAGCTGCGCTGGCTGGATGGCCTGGCGGACGTGCCGCAGGATATCCGGGCGCTGATCCTGGAGGAGCTGGCCGTGCGCGAATTCACCCCGCGCATCGAACGTATCGAGCGCGTGTCGTCGTATGCCACGCCGTCCACCTGGGATGTCATCACCGACCGCGGGCCGACCAAGCTGGTCCTGAAGGGCGAGGAAGACATCCGCCGCCTGCATGACGGCCGCCTGCAGGTCAGCGATTCGCACGGCATGCACTATCTCATCGCCAGCGTGCGTGACCTGGACAAGACCAGCCGCCGCTACCTGGACCGCTTCCTGTAA
- a CDS encoding putative bifunctional diguanylate cyclase/phosphodiesterase, which translates to MHGPALPFWPEPILALSEAWEASPFGLFVCDEEGHLLAVNAAYERLSGYSREDLLAGMRHTELLDAAEAQRRNAELTLLHRAGAGMGQHRHDASWHYRRPDGERLAVRLGLAPVPGRQALAGAVIDLQAGPPRNYAQLWYVSHHDARTRLPNRAWALERLALRIQRARLSDDTFSVIVVEADNLERLRSSLGNTVLERVLQVMAARLRGALRAGESLACLDGTRFLVLTDASRPEVEGRVVQWLDMLAQPVVALDRPVRLGASAGLAPGDGATDADSLIRRADLALDAARAGESANWRWFERGMQAEAVGELELEQLLREALHQDQFHLVFQPQVNLASGEIALMESLLRWRHPVRGLISAAEFIPVAERCGLIVALGAWVMDQACKEAARLLRKLGRVPVVTVNVSPPQIQSGLLVPMIQRCLAAHGLPAHCLEVEVTEGVVLGDTEAAMATLGGLREMGVKVALDDFGTGYSSLAYLTRMPVDRLKVDRAFVQAMLQDDRSRAVVGAIIAMAHALGLRVTAEGVETQAQADALRALDCDEIQGYWFSRPLAVPALEAALVPL; encoded by the coding sequence ATGCATGGTCCCGCTTTGCCGTTTTGGCCCGAACCGATATTGGCGTTGAGCGAGGCCTGGGAGGCCTCGCCTTTCGGGCTTTTCGTGTGCGACGAGGAAGGGCACCTCCTGGCGGTGAACGCGGCCTATGAGCGGCTGAGCGGCTACTCGCGCGAGGACCTGCTGGCAGGCATGCGGCATACCGAACTGCTGGATGCGGCCGAGGCGCAGCGCCGTAACGCCGAACTGACCCTGTTGCATCGCGCTGGCGCGGGCATGGGGCAGCATCGCCACGATGCGTCCTGGCACTATCGCCGCCCGGATGGAGAGCGCCTGGCAGTGCGCCTGGGCCTGGCGCCGGTGCCGGGGCGACAGGCGCTTGCCGGGGCGGTCATCGATCTGCAGGCGGGCCCGCCTCGGAATTACGCGCAGCTTTGGTACGTTTCCCATCACGATGCCCGCACGCGCCTGCCCAACCGGGCCTGGGCGCTGGAGCGGCTGGCGCTGCGGATCCAGCGGGCCCGCCTGAGCGACGACACGTTCAGCGTGATCGTGGTGGAGGCCGACAACCTGGAGCGCCTGCGCAGTTCGCTGGGCAACACCGTGCTGGAGCGGGTACTGCAAGTCATGGCCGCTCGCCTGCGCGGCGCGTTGCGCGCAGGCGAGAGCCTGGCCTGCCTGGACGGCACCCGATTCCTGGTGCTGACCGACGCGTCGCGCCCGGAGGTCGAGGGACGGGTGGTCCAGTGGCTGGACATGCTGGCACAGCCGGTGGTGGCCCTGGATCGCCCGGTGCGCCTGGGGGCCAGTGCGGGGCTGGCACCGGGTGATGGAGCGACCGACGCCGATAGCCTCATACGCCGGGCGGACCTGGCCCTGGATGCGGCGAGGGCAGGCGAGTCAGCCAACTGGCGCTGGTTCGAGCGAGGCATGCAGGCCGAGGCCGTCGGCGAGCTCGAGCTGGAGCAGCTCCTGCGCGAGGCGCTGCACCAGGACCAGTTCCACCTGGTCTTTCAACCCCAGGTGAACCTGGCCTCCGGCGAGATTGCATTGATGGAGTCGCTGTTGCGGTGGCGGCACCCGGTGCGCGGGCTCATCAGCGCGGCGGAGTTCATCCCGGTTGCAGAGCGCTGCGGCCTCATCGTGGCGCTGGGGGCGTGGGTGATGGACCAGGCGTGCAAGGAAGCCGCCCGCCTGCTGCGCAAGCTGGGCCGCGTGCCGGTCGTCACGGTCAACGTGTCGCCGCCGCAGATCCAGAGCGGCCTGTTGGTGCCCATGATCCAGCGCTGCCTGGCAGCCCACGGCCTGCCGGCGCACTGCCTGGAAGTGGAGGTCACGGAAGGCGTGGTGCTGGGCGATACCGAGGCCGCGATGGCGACGCTTGGCGGCCTGCGCGAGATGGGGGTGAAGGTGGCGCTCGATGATTTCGGCACGGGCTATTCCAGCCTGGCCTACCTGACCCGCATGCCGGTCGATCGGCTGAAGGTCGACCGCGCGTTCGTCCAGGCCATGCTGCAGGATGACCGCAGCCGGGCGGTGGTCGGCGCCATCATCGCCATGGCGCATGCGCTGGGCCTGCGTGTCACCGCCGAGGGGGTCGAGACGCAGGCCCAGGCCGACGCCTTGCGGGCCCTGGATTGCGACGAGATCCAGGGGTACTGGTTCTCGCGGCCCCTGGCCGTGCCAGCGCTGGAGGCCGCGCTCGTGCCCTTGTAG